The stretch of DNA ggtcagataacgggaattttttatttttaaattttttcgggTACcatattattcatcccccctactaatatacgccccccttttatagcttaaaatggagtttgctcacacgtgattgggggcttgGGCTGACtagtattatatataataatatacaaattttatagatataaaaataagaaaacagcGAAGCTCTTATCTTAGTTGATATATGCTACTATTTTAAAccaactattttatttaacaatattctcttttaatgaaactttaaaaaatataataattaaatcagCCTAATCTATGTAtgatagattaaaaaataaataaaaaattattgattgattatttgataagattttttaaagcaaaataaacGTACGCCGTGAGTGCAACACTCATGAACATAGCCATGTGAGGTAGGTATCCGATCTCagagatattttgcaaatttgggcgggcaattaaacttttaaagggacattttatattttatttttaatatgctctttcaaaaaaatttgaaacgAATAGAGTAAACAGTTAAGGCACTATTTCAGTAGATTAACTTATTTATTGAAtggcaaaacaaaatatagCTCTGGAAAGCACCTATCTCTCATGGCTTCAGGAGGGTTGAAATGCTAATAGATTAAACAGTCATGTCCGATTTAATATACCTCACAGTTAAAGTGTTTCCACCCATTAGTTTTAATGCATAAGAATTGTTTAACCGAGAGATAATTAAGCGAGGTATGACTGTACTAGgacaattttaatattttcttttagttacatcttattacaataaattataaaatggcTTTGGAATAGAAATAGTAATATTACTTAGGTAGACCTACTATATATCATCTCATAAACACTTAAAATGTagctttctttctcttttttttcaatagatgCATTAATTTCTATTTCCACTTTTCATTATTATACCCTCTctgagtttaaaaaatatcggACGTATTTTATGCATATTTATTACCTAAAATCCACGAAGTACAAGCGTCTTTGAGTACATATTGTATTTCTTTCGATAATTGATCTGGGTATTGAGCATGGACAGGATtctgtaattttaaattctacaaaaattaCACATCTCGCCCACTCTTCACTGATTTCAATTCACTGGATATGGATCTTGTGTGATCTCTTCTTTTGGttcctttataatttttcccatATAATCACCAATTTCTAACAAGTAAATGAGTTACAGTCCCTTCGACGGATGGCATCGGTCACTTCTGATAAATGTGTCGAGAGGTTGACACCTAAATTTGGATGCatcctttttttccattgaagaTACCGTGACAGCATATCAATAAAgacaagagagaaaaaacaaatatgtATTAAGATTATGAAACGGATTGGATagatctttaattttattatatcaaTTGTATGCAAGTTTATAGACTAATTTCAAGGTATTTCagaatggcggacgcgggaaataaataaaaaaggctGTGTATGAAACTAATATATTATGTAAATGTTTGATCTTAGCTCAATACACTTTGCGGATAGCTGTAAGTGTCTCCATTACAGTATTTTTTGTGCTAATTATAGACATACATAgaccaaataaattatgtGTTTTCAATGGTTTAAgtataatttatgcaaaaatgatTGAGCCTGATTTAACTTAAAATATGAAGATGCGTGATTAACACTACACAGTCAAATCATTTGCACGATTGATTTTACGGTACATGCACAGCACATTTAGCAAATGAATGAACTGATGAAGAGAAAGTCTTAGAGACGGTGGTTTAACATTTACAAATACATCTGTGCGTTGTGCagtgattttatttgcataGGTATTCTACCTTCATTCGCATTTTTACTTTCGCGAGCACCAAGAGTGTTTTTCAATGTCATGAGAAAGCGAAAAACTCGGTCAAAAGTGTCGCTACGCCAtacaaaatttgaatttactcacatatttatttttattttttttataattctgtATTTACTCACATTTTCAGCAGTGTTTCCATCTTCTTTTCCATGAGTATAATATCGTCTGGCTTTTGCTTGGTCATCACTTCACAAAACACCTTCTTGGCACATTGGGGATTACTCCAATTTGTCTCACGTATTTGTACTTCAAAGCGATTTCTCGACCGTGACGGTAATTCACTCTCAATACTCTGCAGTAAACTTCCCAGAGACTCTTCTCCTCTTGCTGATCTCTTCTGAATATTATGAATGGTTTCCCTTCTCACACCTGTTTGATCTTCTTGTTCTGGAACTTCCTTCATTAGCACATAGTAGCCGTCATTGGTAAGTCCCAAATTCCGGAATTCCCCTTTGTGTTCCATTATAGGGCTACCATCTTCTGAACGCTTTAGTAGATTCACATCTAAAAATCTACCCATAGCTAAAGCTCCTATGCTCAAGGCGGCGCCACTAGCCATAAGTCCTAAAGCCGGTAAAAAAGCTGATCCACTCATTCCTACAGGACCAGCAACTATCCCCACTTTATCCTGAGCTTCTAGATTAGACTTGCTTAAGCCcaaattttgagaaatctttTGACCCGCTTCGACAAGTGGATCAAACACAGGCTTTGTCATTTGTTGTACcgtagaaaatccattttgaaAAGTATTCCTCATTTGTTCAGTTATTTTCATCCAAAATGGTTGCTCTTTAACTTTTCTAAGATATCCATAAGTGTAGGGATAAGTAGCTGGCTTCCCATGAAAATAAGAACCATCTCCTTGACCATACCTTCCATTTCTTTCGTTTTCATAATAATAATCCGTATTCATAGCCGGTTCTATTGCATACGGCGATCTATCACTGTGTATATCCTTTGTGTAGTAATTCACTTTCACTGGTTTATCCTTAATTGGAACAGATTTTGCAGCTTGAACCCCGAATTCTGGATGTGCGTATTCTAGGACCGGGGACCTATCGCTTTCACTTGATTTGTTTTTAGGCATATACATTTGACTAATTGGGAATATGGTATTTCTTTGACTCGTTAACATGCGCCTCTGAATGGAATGGGTATCTCCTTGAATATTATCTCCGGAGAACTTTATGGCTTTTCCTGCAAAGTAATCTCGTCTTTGCTCGTGCTCATTTATCCTCTTAATgtattcaatcaattttgaatttgctACTCTAGAGTTATCGGTAACAGTGAAAGGTCCTATGCCACGGGATGGTATCGGACGATTAGATTTCTCAGATTGAAACTTATTGCGAAAATGATATACTTTAggatcattttttaaattgtctttTACCGTAAAAGGACCGATACTCTTTAATTTGGTATCAATATCTGTATTTTTATAGTAATTGTCTGATGTTGAAAACGGTCCAATGCTTCGTCGACGTTCTTCGTCACCGTCACTAACTTTCGCATATACCAACTGACCgatttcaaaaacatccgcctGTGGTGGTTTATATCCTTTCTCATAGGGTTGAAGTTCACCATTTATAACTCTGGCGTTGCGCCAAGTTTTCACTTTGTCAATTTCATCATCGGGCATTCTTATACCATGAATGACTGATATACCATCAGCATCAACCTCTATCATTGATCGACCACgctttgatttatttgcagaATCTTTAACATAAACTGGATCAGAGCTAATGAAGACAGGTGTGGGTACTTTACGCGccttatttagatttttagtGTTAAGAATGGAAATGTGCACAGCACCGCGATCATTATTCCTAGATACATCTGTAGGTCCTGCAGTTGGGGGATCCATAGTACCAACATGTTGAATAAAGGAGTTGATCATATTCATTTTCCCTTCCTCTTGCACTGTCGTTGGCTGAGAGAATCTGTACGTACCAGATTTAAGGAGAAGATCAGATCTAGGAGCCGTGGTCCATTTCGATTGATTTGTGGATTCCTGTGATGTAGGAATTTTCGACACTTTTCTAAGGATAGTTGTGTGACCCGCAGAGGTGTAGTATCGTCGTCTCGCTTCCTCACGAGTGAGACCAGTTTCACTACTTGTACTTTGCGGCGGAATATTTGTGCTTTTACCATCACGCTTCTTCACAATGATAGTTGCAACACCTCCATTATTCGATCGCACATTAATTGTCTCCATGTCATCAGGATTGAGACTCCGTGACACTTTCAGTTGCGTTCTGTGCACCTGAGCTGGTTTTATGACCGTCTGCTGCACCTTATCACCGTCAGTTGCTAATACAGTGGAAATAAGCACAAGAACCATAACAGTTACCTCCAATCTCAAAGTCtgtcgaagaaaaaaaaatcacgcagTGGAGAGTTAGAAGAAATAGAGAGTGAAATGGATGTGAGTTAAAATGTCAGTTAAAagcgaatttctttttttttcacgagatCCAATGTCAGAGAGACTAAAATTGTGTTAGcgattaattaataaatttttgatatcTCATGCTATTTACGGTTGTACGGAAACTTTTGTTTCATTTTGggcaattaaataaagaaatttttcgtACACATTGTAGGTAAAAGCAAGCAATTTACCGGCGTCCAATGTAAAACTTtcgaattattaatttaaaggtttttttttgcgatgTTCATGTGGAATATAACATTTATATTAACTCAATCTACCTGTTTTCTCTACTCTTCATCCATCAATAAGTTTTAGTTGCCCAACCTTAACCCACTAAAAATTGGACTATTCTAGATTCTATTTATAATTTGTGCATCaccaagtaaaaaaaaaccaggaatgaaatttagaaaatgttCTCAGGTGGAAAGAATCAGCTAAGTAATCAGCTGCGTATTACAAtgcaatatttgtttttactttaattaaaaacttttaggtTTGATTCACACAAAGTTCATATCTACGTAGCCCATAATAATGTGTACAATACTTTATAGAAGAGTAAAAGGATTGTATTATTGCACAACTTAccgccatatttttttttacaatgaatttgattttaaattcgATGTCTCTTGCCGTGATGAATTTTACCACATTAGTGACAATATAGTGGCTCTGTACGTCCCTAGGTATCACGTTATGTTTCAGATCATATCGATTTCCATTGAGGACATTCACACAAGTGATGTAAACTTAAAATTGTCTCAGCGACAGCCGTTGAATTTATCAGAATcgtgttttattatttatcgaGATAAAAAGCctatggaaaaaataattgaaatcaaATGGTAGTGTAAAAAACACACTTGTAACAGATGTTATTAATGTAGGTCAAAATGCAGTGTAATATTAAAAGTGCAGTAGttaaatgagagagaaaaatgttggATTTTATAAAGTGCAATTGGGGTGAAACTGCACGCGATCGTGTGATTAGGAGCACTTGAaacatattgaaaaaaaaaactttctcaaaggattttctccgaagatgaaattttttgtatCATCAACTGAGGCTGATTGGATCACCATACTTACTTACACATAAAATtactattaattaaaattaaatttacaatgCTCCTATTTAGTAACATTTTTCGTGGTTCatgatattatttatttgtgtcACAGACTACACACACAAGAAGAGGAAATATTGTCACTGCCACAAAGTGATCGAGattaaaagaagaacaaagaaataaaatattataatgcTTTTACTTTACTAAAGGGTTGCTTCAAAACTCCATCAGATGATGTGGTCACCTCCAcgataaattgtaaattgagTGAAACTCTGgttagtaagaaaaaaaaggtgagtAAATCTTGCAGTTTCTTGTTTTCCACTCTTCAGCGTTTATTGTTCGGGTGTCAATCACCAACTGAGAAGCTGACTGTTTCTCAGATGTATAATTGCCCCCCCAAGAAAGTTTTATGTACCGCGCCGCGTATTAAATGGGAAGAAGTCTGTAAGCtgcacaattttctcttttcgtaTCACAAATGCCCCAACTCTTCACATTCTCATATAGCATTATCGTGTTAGTGCCGTCTCCATCAATGTGTTTGGGCTCTTTTGGGGGAATGGAGCACTGAAAAAAACTACACCAATCGTGTTTACACTTTCTTTGACCATTTGCATTGCCATGATACGaccaaaaatgaaataaattatctatATAGGTACAAATAGTATatcacatatgtatgtatgcatgTACCGGCAGCTCTTTTTagctctttgaatttttatgaccCTTACTAACACCACACCATGGATGATGGTCCAGCATTGAGAAAGAAATGCTGAATTCATTTGGTAAAAGTGAAATGGAAGTGGACGAGATCGCCAAGTTATCTCTTTTCACTGAACAACCTAACAGTGGCGGCTTTGACTACAAAATCTTCccaattaaatttcatgaaaatttctccccAAAGAAACGTGCattcagattaaaaaaaaaacttggtaTTCCACGTATGTAAAATATCcccttaattaataaataatggcttttagaaaatatacaaatgagatttttttttctacaataaaaattgaattttcacttaTATTGTACAAAATGTCGCAAAAACTA from Lutzomyia longipalpis isolate SR_M1_2022 chromosome 1, ASM2433408v1 encodes:
- the LOC129797475 gene encoding uncharacterized protein LOC129797475 encodes the protein MATLRLEVTVMVLVLISTVLATDGDKVQQTVIKPAQVHRTQLKVSRSLNPDDMETINVRSNNGGVATIIVKKRDGKSTNIPPQSTSSETGLTREEARRRYYTSAGHTTILRKVSKIPTSQESTNQSKWTTAPRSDLLLKSGTYRFSQPTTVQEEGKMNMINSFIQHVGTMDPPTAGPTDVSRNNDRGAVHISILNTKNLNKARKVPTPVFISSDPVYVKDSANKSKRGRSMIEVDADGISVIHGIRMPDDEIDKVKTWRNARVINGELQPYEKGYKPPQADVFEIGQLVYAKVSDGDEERRRSIGPFSTSDNYYKNTDIDTKLKSIGPFTVKDNLKNDPKVYHFRNKFQSEKSNRPIPSRGIGPFTVTDNSRVANSKLIEYIKRINEHEQRRDYFAGKAIKFSGDNIQGDTHSIQRRMLTSQRNTIFPISQMYMPKNKSSESDRSPVLEYAHPEFGVQAAKSVPIKDKPVKVNYYTKDIHSDRSPYAIEPAMNTDYYYENERNGRYGQGDGSYFHGKPATYPYTYGYLRKVKEQPFWMKITEQMRNTFQNGFSTVQQMTKPVFDPLVEAGQKISQNLGLSKSNLEAQDKVGIVAGPVGMSGSAFLPALGLMASGAALSIGALAMGRFLDVNLLKRSEDGSPIMEHKGEFRNLGLTNDGYYVLMKEVPEQEDQTGVRRETIHNIQKRSARGEESLGSLLQSIESELPSRSRNRFEVQIRETNWSNPQCAKKVFCEVMTKQKPDDIILMEKKMETLLKMMHPNLGVNLSTHLSEVTDAIRRRDCNSFTC